In Strix aluco isolate bStrAlu1 chromosome 17, bStrAlu1.hap1, whole genome shotgun sequence, the genomic stretch GCTTGGACGGGTGTTTTAAGTCAACATAACCTTTGGATGTAAAGCCAGACTTTGGAGGACTTTGGATTTATTAGTATTAGCAGCAGTCAGATTTGCACAGCTGAGTCTTGGCTGAGCTTAAAGGTCTAAGCAACAGGCGTGGGGGATGCTGGAGCAGCAGAAGGTGCTGAGTGCCCGTAGGAATGGGTGGTGGGTGAGAAGATGCAGTGACATGTCCCTCTCCAGTGGCTCTGGGAGACTGGAGCCAGTTTCCTCTGTGCCATCGCTCTACAGAGGAAACTGGTCCAAACCTACGCGCTGCCCTTCGCATCCTGGCCTGGGTTTGGGGGAGGCTGGTGCCGGCTCCAGCCGTGCATCGGGTAGGATCCAGCTCCTGTCTGCTCAGGAGAAGGATATTGTCTTCTCCAAAGCTCTAAGCAGAATTGGCATCTTTAATGTAAAAATCATTAGATGGGTCATAATTAATGTTCCTTATTGCACATTAACATTACCCAGAGTCAGGCTGCAGACATAATTTGCTTTGATTAGATATGTAGCTTTAAAAATCAGATTCATCCCAACCTCTACACTATTTATTGGCCTGTTTCACTTTCCCTAGCTATCCATTATTATCTGGAGCCTTTTCCTGTGCTGTCTGGGTAGATTAGGTGAAATTAAAGCAGAGTCAGCCTTCCTGTTCCCCACTGCCCTCCCTCGATGGGAGCTCAGAGGATGCACACCATCTCTCATGTGGACAAACCTTTCAGCTTTCTTCTTCCACCCCCCTATCCACAGAGGGGTCTGCAGATCCTTCAAAGCCTCCCAGGAGCCATACAGACCCCAACCCCCTGAATTCAGTTTCTTTGCAGGAAGGTTTCATTCTCTTAGTCTCCTTTGACAGCCTCCCAGAGGTTTGTGGACCACAGGGTCAAGCAGAGGAGCTGTGCATCACCGTGGAGCTATTTTGGGATGCTTGTGCAGCTCACCCTGTGATGAGCCAGTGCCTGCATCCCTTGCTGGCAGGACTGTTCCTTTCCTGGTGGCTGAACATCCCCATCGGGGCTGAGACGGGGAGATTTTGGTCCATGTGGGATTTGGCCATGGAGCTCCCATGCTTCAGTGAAGAGTCTGGCGCCTTCCCCGTTGCCTCCCATGCTCAGCAGCGCTGTAATTAATGCTGGCCCTGCAAGTGTGATCTGCGTCAGGTCTCCCCGGCAGTGAGAGCCCTGGGGAGCGCAGAGCCAAAATTAAAGCAGCACCGAGCTGGCCCCAGGGAGATGAGGGGAATGGAGAGGCTGGGGACGAGGCTGCAGCGATGTGCTGGGCAAGGGAAGAAGCAGCACCCAGATATCccactgccccagcagcaccTGGAGCTGCCCCGGCTCTCCCTCACCTAACCACTGCGCACACAGTCCGCTCTTGGGATTCAAAGTGATaaagagatttcttttcctttcttttttctgcccCACCAATACACGTCTAGTGATAAGGTACAGGAATCCTCCTTCTGGTGGCATTTGTCCCTGCCAGGGCTCATGGCTTGAGCGTGGCTTCATTCTGGGTCCATCTGAGTGGTCACCTTAGCAAACACAGTGTGCAAGTCTGCGTTGATATTTGCACTTTGCTTTCAGCACATCCTCAGACATTTTACTGTAATGTTTGgtcacaaaaataaaactcacGTTCTACATTTTTAGTTGGAAAAATGTAGGATTTTCATTTCCCCCGATCCCTTTCCATTatctttttttgcttggtttcctcttctctttcttctttcattgaTTATTCATTTGTTTCTCACTTCAACATAGAAGTTTGCAGCAAAATCTGGGCCaccccgggagcggggctgcctgACCCAGTTGCAGCTCCTtccctccagcagtgcagggctCTGTTCCCCGTTGCCACGGTGCAAGGTCCCACCTCCAGCTCAGCTTGGAGGATGTAGAGATGGATGGAGTCCATTTGGCTGTAGGGCAGGTTGTGGTAGGCTTGGTTATGACAAGGGTTTTAAGAGACCagcttggggagaaaaaacatttaagtGAGACCCAGAGAAGACATTAAGGGACATCATGCGTGGGGTTGCAAGGGATGTTTTTTCACTCTCTTGAGGTTGTTTCAAGTCTCTGGGTACCGGACCTGGTGTGAGAAGAGGAAATTTGCAGTGAGAAATCAGGCAATTGTCCTTATCTGGTCTGTGCTGAATTCATCTTCTTGCTGACAAAGCTCAGCTTTTGCTGAGATGGCTCTGAAAGGTCTCTTACCTCCAGCAGGCAGGGATGTTTCAGCCTGTGGTTCGAATAAATACTGCAAATCCCCCTATTTTTACTTGTTACTGTGACATTAATGGTCATTGCGAAGCCACAAGCATGACCTGATGGTGTGAAACTCCTTTTCTTTATACAACGAAAAGGAACAGCCCCCACCAGCTGAACCGTACGTTATAAATATTCAAAATGCAGTTTGTAGGAATGTGAGACAAAGCCAGACAGATGAattatttaatgcttttaaagAATGCAGCTTTTAGTTTCTTCTTGAGCTGGCCTACTTTATTGTATCAGTAAATCGATCTTTAGTAAATTAATTTCCCTCCTTTTGCTTGAGCAAGCAGTGAGCATCACGGGCTGGTGGAAACCTTTTCTGTCGGTGAGCGGATGCCAGGACACCTCTGTAGCTGCAGACTCAGGCGTCGAGTGTCAGATGAGAGCCGAGCTCCTGTCATTCATTTTGTGCCTTATGATTTGCATTAGTACATCCAGCACTCACCAAAAGCACAGAGTGGGCAGTTTTGACAGGGACAGCCTGGAAACAACGGGGTGGTGTGGCACTTCTGAGGCTGCTTTTGGGACAGTAAACGTCAGGGAGACCTTGACACATGCTGTAACGGGTAAATAAAAGACACAGAGAGCTGATATCAAAGCTGGGTCCCCCCAGCTCCCGGAATGATGGTGCTCCTTCGTgtccctgcagggctgggacAGAGAGCTCTCTCCCCATGGCAGGGTGTCTCTGGCTTCATACTAAGGTACTAACAGCATCAAGGTTTGGATCAGCACCCTTGGACTGGATCAGAcccctgctgtgtcccctgtCTGGCcacagaagagcagagaaacaaCCATCCACCTCCCAGTGATATTACAACAAATCTAAGAAGTCACCAGCCTTTCCAGGCAGTAAGGAGTTAATCTGGAGTACTTGCCTAAGAAAGGAACATTAAATCCACCCAAAAATGTCCTACCCTGGCAAGGATGGGAAAGGCAGCACCACTCCTGTGTGAGCTTTTGCAGATGCAAATGCATAAGCAGAGCATCAGTGGAGTTTTCTCTGGGTTTGTGTTCAGCCTGTCTCCTGCTCATCAGCAGGCTGGTCGCCTGTTCTCACAATAATAAATTTCCCTGCTTTCTGCATGCTTGTTGAAAGCACGTTGCAGCAAGAGCTGACAGCTCCTTGGGGAAATAATGTCGGAGGTGATCAGAGCTGCCAGCGGGGAGGGGAATTGGATTAGCACTGGCCAAACTGGGAGCAGTCCAGTGTATCCATCCACACATAACCCATCCAGTTAGTAAAACCAGAGACTTTACTTTCCCTTTTTACGCGGTGGTGTAGCAGCAGCACAGTAAATACTCCTAGAGAAATAAGTCCAGAAATGCTCTCTGGACTAGTTTGATGAAGTGTGAAAAATTCCTGCTCTGAAGACTgacattctctcttttttttttttttttttttttttaatttttgtattctGTAGTTTTCTACTAGTTTTCTCCTGCCTGGTGCTGTCTGTCTTTTCGACCATTGATGAGTACCAGAACAGCTCAGAAGGGGCCCTTTACATCCTGGTAAGTGGGGGGTTGCAAATGAAGCCGTCAGCGAGGCATTAAAACAAAGtcaaaaacacacaaaaaactgaGGTTGGGGGCGTTTAACTGAGGCAAGAATTTAAACTGTCACTTGTGAGAAGAGAATCACTGGGACCTGCAGGtaagaaataggaaaaatatgaaatggagAAATCTGTATCAGgaataaactaaaaatattttaaaggatctTTAAAACCCTTCTtcctaaactttttcttttttctatatttATCTTCAATTGCAAAACGCAGTAACAAGCCTGATCCCAACTGAAGAACAGTTTGGTGTCCAACAGCCCCCAATATTTAAAGCCACGGATGCTCGCGTAGGGAGCAGCCCGCGTAGCTGCCGCCTCTCCCACACTATAACATCCCTGCAACTATTTGATCCACCATCAAGCTGCAGAGTTTTGTTCCTTAAATAGCCCGGCATCCCTCGCACTGACAACGTGGCTCCTGCCATCGGGAGCCAGCAGAGATCCTGCACACACCGCCACGTCGCGGGGCTGCCGGATTCACGCGTCtcctttccttgtgttttttttcctcttccctagTCCCTGCCCTACATCGACATCAAAAGGCGCTGCAGACTAATTAGAGCTTTGTCAGGTTGGACACATGAGAAAGCTGAGGCCAGCGCCGCTAGTAAAGAAATCAGAGGGAAGGGAGCGTGCGCAGGGTGTTTGGGTGGCGATGGAAAGAGCTGCGTGCTCGCTTGGCATCGAGGGATGGAGGATCTCCACCGTCCCTGCACCAGATAGCCCAACACACAGAGACAACCAGTCCAATTTTCTAAGAAGAAAGCCCAAATCCCCTGTGAAGACTCCTAGGATGGAGTAGCCAGTGATTCCCATCTCTGGGCTTCCCCAAGCTGCTCAGCACTAACTGAGCCCTGGAGACTAATGGTGGGGAGATGAGCAGGTGCTCATCAGTCCTGCGATGGGGGACACAAACACGGTACGGGAAGGTGTAAAACTCTAGTTCGTGGCTACAATGTGCAGTACCTCTCACCATCTTAGGGCAGGGTGAGGAAAAACACAAAGATTTGACAATCTTCCAAGCCTGGGCTCTCCATTTAATGATGTATTTTCTGAGGTGTGCGGAGTTGAGGTTATGGGTTTGTACTTGGTTCTGGAGCATGCTCTCCATCACACTGCTTTCTCAACTAATGGTGTTGTCTCCCTTGCAGGAAATTGTCACCATCGTGGTGTTCGGGGTTGAATATTTCGTGAGGATCTgggcagctggctgctgctgccgaTACCGGGGCTGGAGGGGAAGGTTAAAATTTGCCCGCAAGCCTTTCTGTGTCATCGGTAAGACCTGTCTCCCCGCATGGGATTTCCCAAACCAAAATGGCTATTGCAAGCGCTTGCTTGCACAGTGCTCTGGTTTCTTACATGCATTTTGGGGGTTGATCTTCAGCTGCTTCAAGGTCACCTTGTGAAGGGAAAGAGCACAAAGGCAAAAGTCCTAATCCACGGACATGTTTTTTGTTATTCTGCACAAAGCCCATCCTGTTTTCTGCAGACCTGGGAGCCATCCTGTTGCCCTGCGTACCCCAGACAGCACCGACACCTGCCCACAGTCAGAGAAGGGGGGTTTAGCCAGGTAAAGCTGAGTGTAGGAGCTGGGATGCTGCAATCCTGTGTCCAACCTCGACACCGAATCGCTCACGAGTTGTTGAAACTCTGTGTCTCGCTTTGCCTTCCTTGGCAAAGTGAGCTGCCTCACAAGGGAGTTATGAGACTTAATTAATTCTTGTTTGTAAAGTACTTGGTGATCCTCTTGTGAAAGGGGCCATCTGTGCACAGCAGTTATTTTTAATGGGGTAAGGAGTGGGCAGAGGCCATGCCATTTGCTATGGATCCTGCTTTCAGATGTCCAGGAGCTGGCAATGGTCTTATGCAGGATTTTAGCTTATTCCACAGAAAAACACTCCTATAAAATTTTCATAGAAAACCAGGGAAGAGGGTGGGATTCAGGATCCTCAAATTTGGGGTATATAGAGCCAGGCTTTTTTTCTTGGcctttttcttggcttttctttgtTCATGAGCACCCTAGGATTGCTATGGTAGACCTCTAGGTTTTCATTCCCAATTTAGACGCAGGAATTCACACCTTGGGACAGCACTGTGTAGCAGGCAACAGTGGCTGATTAGAAAAGGGCATGCATTTTGCAAGGATTTAATCCAGTTTagcagtgttaacactgaatcaTACCAGAATTCAGGCTTTGCAGTATTTGACACATTTTCTATGGGATTGATGAGTGTGAAGATGGAAACCGGGATGTTTCCATAAGGTGCGTAGTGGTTCCTTTCATCTAGGTTAAGATCTGTGTTGTGTCCTTCCAGCACAAGATACAACTGATACAAGATCCCTTTCACGCCCAGCCTTCTGCTGCCGGTGGCAGTAGGAGTGCTGTTCCTTTTGGTAGTGGTTCAGCAGCTTTCCGTGCCCTCTGTTCTTGCAGACATCATGGTGCTGATCGCATCCATAGCCGTGCTGGCGGCGGGGTCCCAAGGGAACGTCTTTGCCACCTCGGCGCTCAGGAGTTTGAGGTTCCTGCAGATCCTGCGCATGATCCGCATGGACCGGCGGGGCGGCACCTGGAAGCTCTTGGGCTCTGTGGTCTATGCCCACAGTAAGGTGAGCAAGTCCCAAGCAAGGACGTTGAGTTGCTCATGTTTCCCCCACCAGAGACACTGCTTCGGTTCAGTTCTCCACCCCAAACATCTCCCAGGGCTGGGGAGATTGGAAAGACACCGTAGGTAACACGGGGAGCAATGCAAAGTCAAAGACGTACGGTCTGATGGAGCCCTCCAAcctggagagaagggagagctGTTTAGATGTTTTCAGGGAATATCCTGAACATAAAGCCCACCTGCACACCGATACAGCTCATTTCGAGGAGTTAGCAATTAGCCAGCAGCCTCGTTAAGCACAGGTGGTGTTGCGAGCTCTTTGTCTAGGATGCACGCTTCAAAGCGGATGCGTTTGTGGAAGCTCATCACCGTTCAGACCTCCTCTCCCTCATCCATTTAGTTGCTGCCGCTCCATCAGAACCATAAACACGCTTCATCCTGCAAGCAGCAGCCTCTCGCAGACACGTTTATTGTGCCAGGTTCCTCTTCCCAATGTGAGATTACAGACCAGTCACAGAACTCATCCCTGGTGTGAGGCACCTTGGTCTTTCTCCCGTTTGGAAAGAGTTTATTGATcgttttttttgtttcctgctgctgaattatgaatttaaattttctcctgtttcctgcACTTTTTCCATTGAAAAGTTTAGCCACCTTGTCCAGAACTATGTAAAAATCGTAGGGAATTTGTGGGTCTCTTGTCCACCCTTGTATTAACTTCATCCAAAACCAATTGCTTCTGTGAATTCTGAATTAAAACTTCCCTGAAACTGGGGGATATTGTCTCTAGACCTCAGCTTTGTAGCTCTTCCCCAGTTAGTGGAAGGAACCCCTCAAGGATTTGGGGGTTCCCATTTCAGTTTTAACCCCACTTCCCTGTGTGAACtggagaaatatttatttttttttagtctcagtTCCACATCTTGAAATAATGAAGCTATTAACActccctttccttctccatttGCTGGATGTGTTTAGATGATGGGGTCTTCAGGATGGGGATTGCCCCACGTGCGTGGCAGGGCCACCACCAGTACATGGTCCCATCTCAAAAAGTGGCACTACTGATCTCCAACTGAAGCTCCAAAGCCTAAACAAATGCAGGGAAATATCAGATCCAACCGCAAGCAAGTAACTCAGCTTTTGGAGATGTGCACTAGGATTGCAATTATTCTCTTCTATCCCTTAATGATCTTGCAGGAGCTGATTACTGCCTGGTATATTGGCTTCCTGTGCCTCATTCTGGCCTCTTTCCTGGTATACTTGGCcgagaaaggagaaaatgagcaCTTTGATACATATGCAGATGCACTCTGGTGGGGTCTGGTAAGTAATTTTCATAGAACAGCTGCtggttattaaaataaaatgtccatTAACCCTCCATCTTCATGCGAGGAATTGACTTACAGAGTGCTtagttaacatttttattaaatggcTTCAGGCTACTCCATTTAgctctttttcttaaataaacctCCTAGAAAATGTTAGAGGGTCGGATTTCTTGGATTAGCTGGAGCTGCAAGGAAACTGGGAACTTGTGTGCTCTCAGCCGTGGGACTGAGCTCTGTCACGACAGTAGAGGCAGGTCAGATAAAGACCCCACGCTACAGGGCGCTTTGATCATCATTTTGACAAGTATTGCTGCCCTTTAATTATTTATAATCATACTTGGGCAGCGTGCTGTTAAACACGCTGGAATAAATTTTATAAATCTATGTACCAGAAAGACTTCAGCGCTGAAAGCAGTCCCCTTTCACATCTTGCTGACAAAGGAGGAAAGGGCAATACTTTTAgtttgctctgtgtgtgcatatgcatgtgAATTATTGGATTACCCGATTAACAAAGAGAGAATTAATGACGTTCTAATCTTCTTGTGTTATTGTTCTTCTGCTCTGACACTGTGGCGCTAGTTTGGCCTTGATTACAAAGCATGTAATGAAAATCCCAGATCTGATCAAATCCCAGtaacaggcttggggaggaatcGGCTGATCAAGCAGCTCCTCTGTTCCAACAAAGGGAAAGAAGCAGTAAATTGCTTTTCAAGCCCCTTGgttatgacagaaaaataaaaacaaagcccAATTTGACATAACTAGAAAATAAACAATGAGGAAAAAGTGACAGCCCAGATTAGAGCTCAGTCTAGGGACAACCATGGGCAGATTTgttcctcctgcttcccaggctgTGCGAGCCTTTGGCAGAGGCTCATTTCAGGACATGGAGGTACACCAGACTGTTTTGCCACTGAAGAGCTCAGAGTAAAATTTGAGCTTCATTAAAATAAGCAGGTTTTGTCATTGTCCAGCTCACGGGTCCGGAACAGACAGATGTTAAGAGATGggcaaaataaatcaaatttcaGGTTCAGAAACTCATCCCTTGGTCTGATCTTAGTGGATCCAATCCTTGTAGTTGtcttataaattataaaaaatttgTCAACCAACTTTGCAGTGATTATGGAGAGAGCATTGCTTCAACTTTGTGTTTCAGTAAGGAGTAGCCATGTAGATGCATTTTCTAACCACTTTGTCAAAATGGCATCTAATTGATAGGGCTTTTAGTGGGTCCAATTAAGCAGCGCTTTGGGATCGTACTTCCATTTGTGTAAAAGTGATTTTATTCTAAGTTGAATGCATGAGGTTTCCAAAGCCACATCAGCGCAGTGTCAGCTCCCATCCCAGGGGCCAGCTCTGTCTTTGGAGGCTATGGGATGGGGACAACTTCCCACTTGTCACAGGGACCGTTGGGGTCCCTTGAGCAGAAGTCTCAAAGATTTTCCTAATCAGACCATCTCTCCCTGCCTTGTCCTGCCAATCCCAGGCTCTCCAAGTCCTCTTGGAAGCCTTAGGGGATACCCAACATTTCCCGCTAGTGATGTCCACGCACTGAAGTaggaaaatgcatcttttcctGCAGTTTGGAGTTCAGGGTATTCTTTGTCTCCAACAAATCTCTCAGCTTTTTCCCCAAAACGCACGCAGCAGCTTGCCAGCTCTCTCTCGGTGCATTGCAATAAAACcgaggagaggaaaaaacatcCCTAAATTAGGTTGTGTGAAGCAGCCATAATTCATCCTGTTGGGCTATTATGGtgtttttaaataggaagagAGACCGGCAGCGTTGGGAAGATTAGAAATAAACAGCATCAGATCTTTATGCATGCAAAATAGCCCTGTCTTCCTCCGTGAGGTGCTGAAAGGGAGTTCGGGGGAACCGTGCCGGTTCGCTTCCCCTGCCGAAGGCACAACCCCGTCTCCTGGGGGAGGCTCCGAGCTGCCGCAAGCCTCTGCACCAGATGGCAGCTCTCTCTGTGTCAGCTAAAGGCAAGAAAACGCTCCTGACCGGTGTGAAAACTCGGCGTGTCGAGCTGGGGGGGTGGCATCGCTGTCCCGGGTGTGAGGGCATCGCTGCTTCCCGTGGAGGTGCCTGTCCCAAGCACTCGGGGTGCCCGAGCTGCACCTCGATTTGGTCAGCTCGGGGCACGTGGTGGTGACCTTGGCTCCTCCATGCCCCACTCTGGTGTTGCGGGAGTTTTGGCCGTGTTGTTTTAGTTTTAAGGCTGTCTGACCAAGGGCTGTGCGGTGATCTCCTCCCTGCAGATTACTCTCACCACCATCGGCTACGGGGACAAGTACCCGCAGACCTGGAACGGGCGGCTGCTGGCAGCGACGTTCACGCTCATCGGCGTCTCCTTCTTCGCCCTTCCTGCCGTAAGCAGAAGCTGCAACGTCTcgctgggagggggctgagctTTGTCCCTGGCCCCTGGAGCTGGTGGCAACGCAACAGCTACATCCAGCAGCGTGATGTACCCAGAGAGCTCCCGACTGCGACTGCGCTGTGGCTGCTGTGGAGTCAAGAAAAAGGGGAGAATAGGGGGAAACCCTGTCTGAATACCCACAGCTCAGACACAATGCTTATGAGCAAACGGGGTGGAAACTCTAGATTTGGCACTGCACAAATATTTATTGAAGTAAAACTATTTTCTTCCTGTAAAGGTCTGTTCGTAGGGGTGATTATGCCAATTCAGCAAATTGCCTCTGTCCCTTTCGCGGCGCGTTTCAGTGTGTTGCAGGGATCTGATTTTCCCCTTTGGGGATAATTTGCTGAATTCCAGGACAGTGTGGTTATTTTGTGTTTTATCAGCTGTCTGGAGGTAGTTTGGGAAAAGCAGCAATTCCAGTGAGCGCCAGCACAATCTGCTGCCCCTTCACAGGGAGGGTGTCTGCCAGGGCTGCCTCAGTTGAAGCCTTGTTCTTCCTTCCCCTGTACGTTTGAAGCAAAAAATGAGCCAGAACAAACCTTTGGAGGGAAAGCTAGCTGCAGTTTTTAAAGTGAAAGCTTAGCTAACGCCCTGCTAACTGCAGATTTCCGTTCTCTTCCCCAGGGCATCTTGGGTTCGGGGTTTGCTCTGAAGGTTCAAGAGCAGCATCGACAAAAACACTTTGAGAAGAGGCGAAACCCAGCAGCGGGCCTGATTCAGGTGAGGATCGCATCCAAGGAGCCCTGGGGTTACATCACCCTGATTTTGGGGGGTTTAATAGACTTTTAGAAGTTGGCGGGGTGACGGGCAGGTGAAAaatggggctgtgtgtgtgtaaggTGTGAGACAGCAGCTGGTGACTGGTCTTGTCTGGGAATAAATGCCAAGAAATCAGCCATGGGAAAATAGCATATGTAGTAGGCAATCTGGGGAAGAAGAGGAATGAAacccagcccagcacagccagacAAATGCATTAGGACAGTTTGTTTtcaccaaacttttttttcccccaaagagaATATTTATACTGATACAAAGTCACAATTGGGAGCATTTTCTTCACAATGACAGATGTCTGTGCAGAAGGCTGGCCTTGGTATATGTCTTAGAGATTTGAAATTAAGAGTCAGTTTACATTCCCCCGCTCCTCTCTCTCCAAATTTTTTAATTCCCTAATGGGCAACAACACCTGTTTGATATCCGACCTTAACCTGACAGCGAGTGCCTGGTACCCACAGCGTTTTGAGCTGGGCTCACATAGTCGGGATTGGTACCACCCCAAATTTGTCACGTATCAAATCAAGGAAAACAGAGGGAGGACTCAGTGTTGGCTGAGGTTTATAAAACCGAGGGTAGCACTGGCTGTGCCTGGATCCACAGTCCCACTGTGTTTCCTCTGCAGGCGGCTTGGAGATTTTATGCCACCAACCTGTCCCGGACGGACCTGCACTCCACCTGGCAGTACTACGAACGCACCGTCACCGTCCCCATGTACAGGtacctcctcctccacctccctcttccACTGCCTTCCTCGTGATGCCACTGTctccatatttatttttgttatctgGATATAtag encodes the following:
- the KCNQ2 gene encoding potassium voltage-gated channel subfamily KQT member 2 isoform X4 is translated as MVQKSRNGGVYPGPAAEKKLKVGFVGLDPGAPDSSRDGALLIAGSESTKRGSILSKPRSGVSGSGKPPKRNAFYRKLQNFLYNVLERPRGWAFIYHAYVFLLVFSCLVLSVFSTIDEYQNSSEGALYILEIVTIVVFGVEYFVRIWAAGCCCRYRGWRGRLKFARKPFCVIDIMVLIASIAVLAAGSQGNVFATSALRSLRFLQILRMIRMDRRGGTWKLLGSVVYAHSKELITAWYIGFLCLILASFLVYLAEKGENEHFDTYADALWWGLITLTTIGYGDKYPQTWNGRLLAATFTLIGVSFFALPAGILGSGFALKVQEQHRQKHFEKRRNPAAGLIQAAWRFYATNLSRTDLHSTWQYYERTVTVPMYSCIVL